One window of Mediterraneibacter gnavus ATCC 29149 genomic DNA carries:
- a CDS encoding transposase: MSILISIFISGYHGKTTDFAKNSSCHRTTIAHFLNSGKWDDSLLSDTLKCSVIEIIYSEAARTGKSVLCIVDDTIASKTKPSSQALHPIEDAYFHQSHLKGKQDYGHQAVAVMLSCNGIVLNYAFVMYNNSISKIDIVQSIAKELPVPPVMSYFLCNCWYVSEKIINTFAQRGFHTIGALKTNRLLYPSGMKKKLRELAAELSVTHREFDLVTVKKRNYYVYRYEGNLNGIENAVVLLSYPEKAFGNPKALRAFISTNAALSTQEILSWYVCRWPIEVFFRQCKDKLALDGYQIRSAQGIKRYWLLMSLAHFMCAVGTGRFCSFETGYHEICDTIQLEKYRYLFQCAKESNDFDSFMKFAV; the protein is encoded by the coding sequence ATGAGCATCCTGATTAGCATATTTATTTCAGGATACCATGGAAAAACCACGGACTTTGCTAAAAACAGTTCCTGCCACAGAACTACGATTGCCCATTTCCTCAATTCCGGAAAATGGGATGATTCATTACTTTCAGATACGTTAAAATGCTCTGTCATTGAGATTATTTATTCAGAAGCAGCACGCACCGGAAAGTCTGTTCTCTGTATTGTGGACGATACGATCGCTTCAAAGACAAAGCCTTCGTCACAGGCTTTACATCCGATTGAAGATGCGTATTTTCACCAATCCCATTTAAAGGGAAAACAGGATTACGGGCATCAGGCAGTTGCTGTTATGCTTTCCTGCAATGGCATTGTTCTGAACTATGCTTTTGTAATGTACAATAACTCCATTTCCAAGATTGACATTGTACAAAGCATTGCAAAGGAGCTGCCTGTTCCACCGGTAATGTCCTATTTTCTTTGTAACTGCTGGTATGTTTCTGAAAAGATAATCAATACCTTTGCACAGAGAGGGTTCCATACCATCGGTGCTTTGAAAACAAACCGTTTGCTGTATCCATCGGGAATGAAGAAGAAACTTCGTGAACTGGCCGCCGAATTGTCTGTTACACATCGTGAATTTGACCTTGTGACAGTCAAAAAACGAAACTATTATGTGTACCGGTACGAGGGAAACCTCAACGGCATAGAAAATGCGGTAGTTCTTTTGAGTTATCCGGAAAAAGCATTTGGTAATCCCAAAGCATTGCGTGCTTTCATCAGTACAAACGCAGCCCTGTCTACACAGGAGATTCTTTCCTGGTATGTGTGTCGATGGCCGATTGAAGTATTTTTCCGCCAGTGTAAGGATAAACTGGCACTGGACGGCTATCAGATACGCTCTGCACAGGGAATCAAAAGGTACTGGCTGCTTATGTCACTGGCACATTTCATGTGTGCAGTGGGTACTGGTAGGTTCTGTTCGTTTGAAACTGGATATCACGAAATCTGTGATACCATTCAGCTGGAAAAGTATCGTTATCTTTTTCAATGCGCAAAGGAAAGTAATGATTTTGATTCATTTATGAAATTCGCAGTGTAG